GCGGAAGTAGTTCATCACCGGCCCGTGCGGGCGCCAGCGGAAGGTCTTGGCCAACTTGAGGCGGTAGCGGTTGAGCGGCCGCAGGTCGATGATGCCGATGCGGTCGAGCTGCACCAGGTACTTCACGCACTCCGCTTCGGTCAAGCGGTACCGCGCCGTCATCTGCTCCAGCGTCCACTGGCTGAGCACGCAGATGGCGACGAGCAGCAGTTTTTTGTCCGCCACCACCGCCCGTTCCTGCTCCTGCGTCATCTCGCGCAAGAGCGGCTGCGCGTCGGCCACGCGGCGTGCGAGTTCGGCGAAGTCCAGCTTGAGCGCACGGCAAATTTCGTCGACGCGTCCGAGCGACATCTCTCCGCTGGCCAGCATGCGCTTGACGCTGGATTCGGCCATGCCGATGGCCAGGGCCAGATCGGCGTACGTCATCTGCGCCGCTTTGAGTTCCTTTTTCAGCGCGGAGACGAGGTCGGCGGTGGTGCTCATGGGCTTGAAGTATCGGAAGGCGGTACTGGCGGGTGGGAATGCTGCGACTGTATCGGAGTGCAATGCCGCGCAGGGCGTCGCTCGCGCAGACTGCGCCGCACCCAGGCCATGCGGCAGAATGCGCGAGCCGCAGGCCGATGGCAACCACACGACAACAGCACATCTGGAGGAGCCCGCATGAGCAACACCACCGCCACCCCATCCGCAGTGGCCCATTCACCCGCTGCTGCTGCCCACGAAGGCGGGCAATTTGCCTTGCTGGGTCAGCGCCGTTTCGCGCCCTTCTTCTGGACGCAGTTTCTGGGCGCGGCCAACGACAACCTGTTCAAGTTCGCTTTCACGGTGATGGTGACCTACCAGCTGCAGGTGGCGTGGCTGCCGCCGGCACTGGCCGGGCTGGTCATTGGCGCGCTGTTCATCCTGCCGTTTCTGCTGTTCTCCGCCACCAGTGGCCAACTCGCGGACAAGTACGACAAGAAGACCTTGATCGTGTTCGTGAAGCGCTTGGAGGTGCTCATCATGGCGGTGGCGGCCTGGGCGTTTTTCAGCGCCAGCGTTCCCCTTTTGCTCTTGTGCACCTTCCTCATGGGCCTGCACTCCACCTTGTTCGGTCCGGTGAAGTTCGCCTACCTCCCGCACCACCTGAGCGAGCGCGAGCTGACTGGTGGCAACGGCATGGTGGAGATGGGCACCTTCGTCGCCATCCTGCTGGGCAACCTGGCCGGAGGTTTGATCATCGCCATTCCGGAGATCGGCGCGCACCACGTGGGGTTCAGCTGCGTGGCACTGGCTTTGATCGGGCGGCTGACCGCGCAGGCCGTGCCGGTCACGCCCGCCACCGACCCGGGGCTGACCATCAACTGGAACCCCTTCACCGAAACCTGGCGCAACCTCAAGCTCGCGCATGGCAATACGGTGGTGTTCCGCTCGGTCCTGGGCATCAGTTGGATGTGGTTCTTCGGCGCGGTGTTCCTGAGCCAGTTTCCGAGCTTCGCCAAGGAGGTGCTGCACGGCAACGAGCAGGTCGCCTCGTTGTTGCTGATCGTGTTCTCGGTCGGTATCGGCACCGGCTCGCTGTTGTGCGAAGTGCTTTCGCGCCGACACGTGGAAATCGGCCTGGTACCGCTGGGCGCTTTCGGCATGAGCGTGTTTTCCATCGACCTGTACTTCGCCTCGCGGGGCTTGCCCACGGTGGCCGCCCAAGGCGTGGCGCAGTTCGTGGTGGTGCCCGGGCATTGGCGCGTGCTGGTCGACCTGACGCTGCTCAGCCTTTTCGCCGGCCTCTACAGCGTGCCCATGTACGCGCTGATCCAGATGCGCAGCCAGCCCACGCACCGCGCGCGCATCATCGCGGCCAACAACATCCTCAACGCCTTGTTCATGATCGGCAGCGCCGTCATGGCCGGCGCGCTGCTCAAGGCGGGCTTCACGATTCCGCAAATGTTCCTGCTGGTGGGTCTGGCCAACGCGGTGGTGGCGTTCTACATCTTCCTGCTGGTGCCCGAGTACCTCTTGCGCTTCGTGGCCTGGGTGGCCTCGCGCTGCGTCTACCGCTTCAAGGTCACGGGCGACGCGCACATTCCCACCGAAGGCGCGGCGATCATCGTCTGCAACCACGTGAGCTACGTCGATGCGGTGCTGCTCATGGCCGCGAGCCCACGCCCGATGCGCTTCCTGATGGACCACCGCATCTTCAAGGTGCCGGTGCTCGGCTGGCTGTTCAGGCTGGCCAAGGCCATCCCGATCGCACCGCAGAAGGAGGACCCAGTGGCCTATGAGGCGGCGTTCGAAGCGGCCGCCGCTGTGCTGCGCGAGGGTGATCTGCTGGCGATCTTCCCCGAGGGAGGTATCACAACCGATGGCGCTCTGCAGCCTTTCAAAGGCGGCGTGATGAAGATCCTGGAGCGCGCCGAGGCCGATGGCCTCCAGGTGCCGGTGATCCCCATGGCACTCACCCATCTCTGGGGCTCGTTTTTCAGCCGCGTGGAGATGCACAACGGCACCAAGACGGCCATGGTCCGGCCGTTCCGCCGTGGCGTTTTCAACCGTGTCGGACTGAACGTGGGCGAACCCCTCGCGTCGCACGCGGTGACGCCTGAGGGCTTGCACGTCCGCGTGGCGCAGTTGTTGCACTGAAATGCGCGTCGGGTGTCTCCGGTTCTCGGTATCACCATTCGATACCGATCACACGATCGATCGATACACATGCAAACCGACGAGGCCTTGAAGACCTGGTCGAAGCACCATCGCGGCTCCTCAACAACCCCAAGGTTTTTATGGCCTCGAACCGCTCTCCCCTCATCGTGATGCGCGACACCCGCGCCTGGCAGCTCCAGGTCTGGGTCTCGTTCGGCATCGCCGTGTTCCTCTGTGCCACGGGCCTGGCGTACCTGCCCGGCCAGGCGCTGGATCGCGCCTTCATGGTGATGGGCTACGTGTTCTGTCTCTCCACCGTGTTCGTCTTGTCCAAGGCGGTGCGCGATGGACAGAAGGCGTCGCTGAGTGGCGAAGCCGAAACGCCGATGTGGCGCCTGGTCGTGTGGGGAGGTTTTGCTGTCGCCATGGCGTTGACGGGCTGGGGCTTGCTGCGCATGGAGATCAACGACACCTACCGCGCCTATCTGGGTGTGAGCTGGCTCTACCTCGTCACCTCGGCCTTCACCCTGGCCAAGACCCTGCGCGACCGCCACGAAGCCGATCTGGCCGAGGCGCACGTGCGCGGAGAAATGCTCGGCCGTCAGCAGGCCCAGCAGGCCCAGCAGGAACGCGCCGCTGCCCATGCCGAATAAGCCTCCATCCTTTCACCGACAACAGGACACTCTCATGGACAAGACCATTTCAAACCTGATGAAGCTCGCCGCCAGCGTGTGCCTTGCGCTGACCATGGTCAGCACGCCCGCCCGCGCGCAGAGCGAGGCCTCGGTCGCGTTGTCGATGCTGCCTGTCGCCTCGGTGGCCTCGGTCGCCGCCACGGCTTCTGTCGGGGCAGCCGCTGTCAGTACGTTGCCGGTGGCACTGTCCGCCACCAGTGCGGTGCTGGTGGTCAAGACGGTGGAGAGCACCGCGCGCGGCACGGTTTACGTGTTGGAGCGGGCGTCGGACGGCGCGCGAGCCAGCGTGGAAGTGGCGGGGCGCGCCGCTTTGGGCGTGGCGGCGGGTGTGGGCACCGCAGTCACGGTCAGTGTGATCGGCACCGGCGTGCTGCTCTCCGCCGCAGGCGAGGTGCTGGCCTTCATTCCCAACGAGCTGGGCCGTGCACTGTTGCACAACGAACGGGTGACACGCCAATGACCACGACCTTGCTGCGAACCGTGTGCGGCCTTGCCGCCGCTCTGCTGCTCGCCACCACCGCCCATGCGGGCCGCTCCTGCGAACACAAACCCTTGACCGCGCAGGGCATCGAGCAAGGCATGGCCTTGGCGTTGCGAACCTCGCAGGCGTTGGACGCCGAACATGCCCGCAGCGGCGCGCGCGTGGTGGTGCTCGCGCGTGCCGGACAAGACCTGAGCAAATACCAGTTGCGCTATTCGCATCTGGGTTGGGCCTACAAGACCGATGCCGGTCTCTGGCGCGTGCTGCACAAGCTCAACCAGTGCGGCACCGCCACCAGCGACCTGTACCGCCAGGGCCTGGGTGAGTTCTTTCTCGACGACGTGTGGCGCCATGAAGCCGCATGGGTGGTGCCCGCGCCGGCCTTGCAAGCGCCGCTGTGGGTACTGCTCAACGACTCCCGCCGCTCGATCGTGCTGCACGAACGGGCCTACAACCTGGTGAGCTACCCGTGGAGCCAGCGCTACCAGCAGTCCAATCAATGGGCGCTGGAAACGATGTCCATGGCCGTAGAGCCTGGCGTGAGTACGCGGGAACAAGCGCAGGCCTGGCTGCGTTTCAAGGGCTACCAGCCGACCACGCTCACGCTGCGCGCGTTCACGCGGCTGGGCGCGCGGGCCGGCACGGCCAACGTGGCCTTCGACGACCATCCGAACGAGAAGCGCTTTGCCGATCGCATCGAAACCGTCACGGTGGATTCGGTGTTCGAATGGTTCGCGCGCAGCGGTCTGGCGTCTTCGCCTCAGGCGATCGCGCTGTAAAGCAGTTTTATCCTGGAGGAGTTCAACATGGGCAAGGCATTGCGTTGGTCGGAGAAATGGTTTCGCCGCGGGCTGTGGCTGGTGGCGTTTCTGTTTGCGTGGTTCCTGGTGGGCTTGGGCGGCACCATCGTGGGCGACTTGCCGCAGGTGGAGCAGCGACGCACGCTGGACGACTTTCTGGACCCGCAGCGGGCACCCGCGCTCAAGCGCGCGGTCGAAGACGCGCGGCGCACCGAGCGCGAAGCGCAGAGCGTGCTGGAGCAGGCGCAGTTGCGCCAGCAGACCGCGCAGGCCAACCACCGCGCGGCGCGCGATACGTTTGGAAATTGGCTGGCCACGCGCAATGCCACGCAGCGGCCCGAACAAGACCCCGAGTTGATCGAGCGCACGCGCCAGCTCGATGGCTACCGCCAGGCCGAGCGCGATGCGCTGGCGGCGGTGGAGGCGCAGCAGCAAGCGGCGCTCAACGCCAGCCAGGCACAGCAGCGCGCACAGGAGGGTTTGCAGGTGCTGGAAGACCAGGCGCGCGACACCTTCATGGCGGCCCAGCGCGCGCAAGAACTGCGCGTTTTCCTCTACCGCCTCGCGCTCACCTTGCCCTTGCTGGTGGTGGCAGGTTGGCTGTTTGCGAAGCAGCGCAAGAGCACCTATTGGCCGTTCGTATGGGGCTTCATCTTCTTCGCGCTGTTCGCCTTTTTCGTGGAGCTGATGCCGTACCTGCCGAGCTACGGCGGCTATGTGCGCTACATCGTCGGCATCGTGCTCACGGTGATCGGCGGGCGCTACGCCATCGCCGCCTTGCAGCGCTACTTGGAGCGGCAACAGCAAGCCGAGGCGCTGCCCGACCGCGAGCGGCGCCAGGAGCTGGACTACGACCTCGCGCAGGCCCGTCTGGCCAAGAGCGTGTGCCCCGGGTGCGAGCGCCCGCTGGACCTGAGGGACCCGAAGAACGACTTCTGCGCGCACTGCGGCATGGGCTTGCACAACCACTGCGTCAAATGCAACGCGCGCAAGAATGCGTTCACACGCTACTGTTACGCGTGTGGGGAGCCCTCGGCGCGAATGGACGGCGCGGCACCAGCGGGTTGAACGCATCTTTCGCTGCGCAGGGAACCAAGCGGATGAGGGGCATCTCTATGCTCTGCCTTCCGCAGAGAAGGCCGCTCGATCCCCACCGATTTTTTCTCATGCCCTCCCGTCGCCTTTTTCTGGAATCCACTTCCCTGGGCGCACTGTCCGCCGCGCTGCTCTCGCTCAGCGC
The sequence above is a segment of the Hydrogenophaga sp. BPS33 genome. Coding sequences within it:
- a CDS encoding MFS transporter; this translates as MSNTTATPSAVAHSPAAAAHEGGQFALLGQRRFAPFFWTQFLGAANDNLFKFAFTVMVTYQLQVAWLPPALAGLVIGALFILPFLLFSATSGQLADKYDKKTLIVFVKRLEVLIMAVAAWAFFSASVPLLLLCTFLMGLHSTLFGPVKFAYLPHHLSERELTGGNGMVEMGTFVAILLGNLAGGLIIAIPEIGAHHVGFSCVALALIGRLTAQAVPVTPATDPGLTINWNPFTETWRNLKLAHGNTVVFRSVLGISWMWFFGAVFLSQFPSFAKEVLHGNEQVASLLLIVFSVGIGTGSLLCEVLSRRHVEIGLVPLGAFGMSVFSIDLYFASRGLPTVAAQGVAQFVVVPGHWRVLVDLTLLSLFAGLYSVPMYALIQMRSQPTHRARIIAANNILNALFMIGSAVMAGALLKAGFTIPQMFLLVGLANAVVAFYIFLLVPEYLLRFVAWVASRCVYRFKVTGDAHIPTEGAAIIVCNHVSYVDAVLLMAASPRPMRFLMDHRIFKVPVLGWLFRLAKAIPIAPQKEDPVAYEAAFEAAAAVLREGDLLAIFPEGGITTDGALQPFKGGVMKILERAEADGLQVPVIPMALTHLWGSFFSRVEMHNGTKTAMVRPFRRGVFNRVGLNVGEPLASHAVTPEGLHVRVAQLLH
- a CDS encoding helix-turn-helix domain-containing protein, whose translation is MSTTADLVSALKKELKAAQMTYADLALAIGMAESSVKRMLASGEMSLGRVDEICRALKLDFAELARRVADAQPLLREMTQEQERAVVADKKLLLVAICVLSQWTLEQMTARYRLTEAECVKYLVQLDRIGIIDLRPLNRYRLKLAKTFRWRPHGPVMNYFREHALLDYFAGGFDGTGEGVMLVHGSVSRTLAPGFLERLQRVAQDFAQQHQTDQKLHEKDREGYTLVLAMRSWEFEAFARLRR
- a CDS encoding DUF2145 domain-containing protein, with protein sequence MTTTLLRTVCGLAAALLLATTAHAGRSCEHKPLTAQGIEQGMALALRTSQALDAEHARSGARVVVLARAGQDLSKYQLRYSHLGWAYKTDAGLWRVLHKLNQCGTATSDLYRQGLGEFFLDDVWRHEAAWVVPAPALQAPLWVLLNDSRRSIVLHERAYNLVSYPWSQRYQQSNQWALETMSMAVEPGVSTREQAQAWLRFKGYQPTTLTLRAFTRLGARAGTANVAFDDHPNEKRFADRIETVTVDSVFEWFARSGLASSPQAIAL
- a CDS encoding YiaA/YiaB family inner membrane protein, whose amino-acid sequence is MASNRSPLIVMRDTRAWQLQVWVSFGIAVFLCATGLAYLPGQALDRAFMVMGYVFCLSTVFVLSKAVRDGQKASLSGEAETPMWRLVVWGGFAVAMALTGWGLLRMEINDTYRAYLGVSWLYLVTSAFTLAKTLRDRHEADLAEAHVRGEMLGRQQAQQAQQERAAAHAE
- a CDS encoding zinc ribbon domain-containing protein; amino-acid sequence: MGKALRWSEKWFRRGLWLVAFLFAWFLVGLGGTIVGDLPQVEQRRTLDDFLDPQRAPALKRAVEDARRTEREAQSVLEQAQLRQQTAQANHRAARDTFGNWLATRNATQRPEQDPELIERTRQLDGYRQAERDALAAVEAQQQAALNASQAQQRAQEGLQVLEDQARDTFMAAQRAQELRVFLYRLALTLPLLVVAGWLFAKQRKSTYWPFVWGFIFFALFAFFVELMPYLPSYGGYVRYIVGIVLTVIGGRYAIAALQRYLERQQQAEALPDRERRQELDYDLAQARLAKSVCPGCERPLDLRDPKNDFCAHCGMGLHNHCVKCNARKNAFTRYCYACGEPSARMDGAAPAG